The following are from one region of the Candidatus Aminicenantes bacterium genome:
- a CDS encoding pyridine nucleotide-disulfide oxidoreductase has protein sequence MSKTYVIIGGSAAGPKTAAKIRRMACDAEIIMIQKGKYLSMASCGFPYFVGGVFDDPNQLISTPTGAQRDPEFFSNVKNIKAMTSTEVTSIDREKKMVHMRNLETGAESNQSYDRLFIATGASAIMPHLPGKDLEGVTTMQSMEDAIYLKERLASGNLKKAVIVGGGLIGIETCEALQLGGVQITVVEMLDQVLSFLDWEMAKHIENHIRAKGSEVITGCGVAEFLGENGKVTGVKLADGRVLDCDLAVVAIGVRPNSGLARDAGLDVGASGGITVNTFMQTSDADIYAGGDCVEVTNLVTHQKMPWPMGDAANLEGRVAAQNMVLGNNVEYDGFIGTGICKVFDYVAGSTGLSEKQAKRLGYSNIMTAIQAAPDKPGFMGAKPVIIKLVADRTTCRLLGMQAIGTGDVSKRLAIGAMAIHAKMRVFDLVNLDLPYAPPFSPAIDNFIIAAHVLQNKCMGRMEGISALDVKAKLDAGEKPFFLDVRGPDEYEAMRLGIGETLIPLGKLRSNFDKLPRDPNAEIIVYCKISLRGYEAYTCLKGKGYNNVKVMEGGIVAWPFPREK, from the coding sequence ATGTCCAAAACCTATGTGATAATCGGCGGATCAGCCGCCGGTCCGAAAACCGCGGCCAAGATCCGCAGGATGGCTTGCGATGCGGAAATCATCATGATCCAGAAAGGCAAGTACCTGTCCATGGCATCCTGCGGTTTTCCCTATTTCGTGGGCGGGGTATTCGACGACCCCAACCAGTTGATCTCTACACCCACGGGCGCGCAGCGCGACCCGGAATTTTTTTCCAATGTCAAAAATATCAAGGCAATGACCTCCACGGAAGTGACGTCCATTGACCGTGAAAAGAAAATGGTTCACATGCGCAACCTGGAGACCGGGGCGGAGAGCAACCAGTCTTACGACAGGCTCTTTATCGCCACCGGTGCCAGCGCCATCATGCCCCACCTGCCGGGAAAGGACCTGGAAGGGGTCACCACGATGCAGAGCATGGAGGACGCCATCTATCTGAAAGAGCGCCTGGCTTCGGGCAACTTGAAAAAGGCGGTCATCGTAGGCGGTGGACTCATCGGCATCGAAACCTGTGAGGCCCTGCAACTCGGGGGCGTGCAGATCACGGTTGTCGAGATGCTTGACCAGGTGCTCTCCTTCCTGGATTGGGAGATGGCCAAGCACATCGAGAACCATATCCGCGCCAAGGGCAGCGAGGTGATCACCGGGTGCGGCGTGGCTGAGTTCCTGGGCGAAAACGGCAAGGTGACGGGAGTCAAGCTGGCGGACGGTCGTGTCCTGGATTGCGACCTGGCTGTCGTGGCCATCGGCGTGCGGCCCAACTCCGGCCTGGCGCGGGATGCCGGCCTTGATGTCGGCGCAAGCGGCGGCATCACGGTCAACACCTTTATGCAGACATCGGATGCGGACATCTACGCCGGCGGTGACTGCGTGGAGGTGACCAACCTGGTGACCCACCAGAAAATGCCCTGGCCCATGGGTGACGCGGCCAACCTGGAGGGACGCGTGGCCGCCCAGAACATGGTGCTGGGAAACAACGTGGAGTACGACGGTTTCATCGGCACGGGGATCTGCAAGGTCTTCGACTACGTGGCCGGCAGCACCGGGTTGTCGGAAAAACAGGCCAAGCGCCTGGGCTATTCCAACATCATGACAGCCATCCAGGCGGCCCCGGACAAGCCCGGTTTCATGGGCGCCAAGCCGGTGATCATCAAGCTGGTGGCGGACCGCACCACCTGCCGACTGCTGGGCATGCAGGCAATCGGCACGGGCGATGTATCCAAACGCTTGGCCATCGGCGCCATGGCCATCCACGCCAAGATGCGGGTGTTCGACCTGGTCAACCTCGACCTGCCTTACGCGCCGCCTTTCTCACCCGCCATCGACAACTTCATCATCGCCGCCCACGTGCTGCAGAACAAGTGCATGGGCCGCATGGAGGGTATCTCCGCCCTGGATGTCAAGGCCAAGCTGGATGCGGGCGAGAAACCATTCTTCCTGGACGTGCGCGGCCCGGACGAGTACGAGGCCATGCGCCTGGGCATCGGCGAAACCCTGATCCCCCTGGGAAAACTGCGCAGCAACTTCGACAAGCTCCCCCGGGACCCGAACGCGGAGATCATCGTCTACTGCAAGATTTCACTGCGTGGTTACGAGGCTTATACCTGCCTTAAGGGCAAGGGCTACAACAATGTCAAGGTCATGGAAGGCGGTATCGTGGCCTGGCCCTTCCCCCGCGAAAAGTAA